The following proteins come from a genomic window of Alosa sapidissima isolate fAloSap1 chromosome 22, fAloSap1.pri, whole genome shotgun sequence:
- the lrrc4.1 gene encoding leucine-rich repeat-containing protein 4, whose amino-acid sequence MCHIMSLLGRVAVRRARKAALLCVVFLIVQEWSMNVEVAAAGPQGCPPECSCYNQLSKVVCTRRGLIRVPPGIPSNTRHLNLMENSIEAIQADSFRNLHHLEVLQLGRNAIRQIEVGAFNGLTSLNTLELFDNRLTVVPSGAFEYLSKLRELWLRNNPIESIPSYAFNRVPSLMRLDLGELRKLEYISDGAFEGLHNLKYLNLGMCNIRGEMPNLSPLLGLEELEISENLFPEIKPGSFKGLRSLKKLWIMNSQIGLIERNAFDELMSLVELNLAHNNLSTLPHDLFTPLRYLVELHLHHNPWNCGCDSLWLSRWLREYIPTNSTCCGRCHAPAHMRGRQLVELDRGDNGALQCSAPFIADAPRDLNISAERVAELRCRTAAMSAVRWLLPNGTILTHASKHPRISVLNDGTLNFSNVLVGDTGMHTCMVSNAAGNSNASAYLNVSAAELNTSNLSYFSTVTVEVLGPTSEMPKPKTTTTSTTTADTGVGTTTTTTSPSVYQPVFISTPTVLLQSTDSPPSRPVSVPNSKVTTGRPPNPSGTSLDEVMKTTKIIIGCFVAVTLLAAIMLIAFYKLRKRHQKRSTVAADKTVEIVHVEQEELPPPASSSARGEGSRTLPEIKDHNSIHKLDCLTHRHTDNSYHHTQKHDFMTYKPTKMDCTIHKHKGEYSSHKVRPEYNTYKPTMDYSTHKPTVDYKSLPDFRMHKQKPDHSPFQYRTHNPDYSTHRSKPEYSPFKDDYNTHKPRMDYSAHRSKTEHTLHKTTNDYSPFKKDITPFKSNYTAFKAEYRPLEVDYITHKPEYSPPKPKMDYSPRKVDYSPHKFDYTLKPKYNTYKPAGHGAKWTENSIANSLPRTLPSTITAVPEQFIIKAHAKEKVQETQI is encoded by the coding sequence ATGTGCCACATCATGAGTCTCTTGGGGCGGGTAGCTGTGCGTCGAGCCAGGAAAGCCGCCCTGCTCTGTGTAGTCTTTCTCATAGTGCAAGAGTGGAGCATGAATGTGGAGGTGGCAGCAGCAGGGCCTCAAGGTTGCCCACCCGAATGCTCCTGCTATAATCAGCTCAGCAAGGTGGTGTGCACCCGCCGCGGCCTCATTCGTGTGCCCCCGGGTATCCCCTCCAATACCCGCCACCTCAACCTGATGGAGAACTCCATTGAGGCAATACAGGCTGACTCATTTCGCAACCTACACCACCTGGAGGTGCTCCAGCTTGGTCGAAACGCCATCAGACAGATAGAGGTGGGGGCCTTCAATGGCCTCACCAGCCTCAATACATTGGAACTATTTGACAACCGCCTCACAGTGGTGCCAAGTGGGGCCTTTGAGTACCTGTCAAAGCTGCGGGAGCTATGGCTGAGGAATAACCCCATTGAGAGCATTCCTTCTTATGCCTTCAACCGTGTGCCCTCGCTAATGAGGCTCGACCTGGGGGAGTTACGCAAATTGGAATACATCTCTGATGGAGCTTTTGAGGGTCTGCACAACCTCAAGTACCTCAACCTGGGAATGTGCAACATACGAGGGGAAATGCCCAACCTGAGCCCGCTGCTTGGCCTAGAGGAGCTGGAGATCTCAGAGAACCTCTTCCCAGAAATCAAGCCAGGCTCTTTCAAAGGTCTGCGTTCACTAAAGAAGCTATGGATCATGAACTCACAGATAGGGCTAATTGAGCGCAATGCATTTGACGAGCTCATGTCCCTGGTCGAGCTCAACTTGGCCCATAACAACCTTAGCACTTTGCCCCATGACCTCTTCACTCCACTGAGGTACCTTGTGGAGCTGCACCTGCACCACAACCCCTGGAACTGTGGTTGTGACTCACTATGGTTGTCACGGTGGCTGAGGGAGTATATCCCAACCAACTCTACCTGCTGTGGTCGGTGCCATGCTCCAGCACACATGAGGGGCCGTCAGCTGGTAGAGCTGGACCGTGGAGACAATGGAGCCCTCCAGTGTTCAGCACCCTTTATCGCAGACGCCCCTCGTGATCTCAACATTTCTGCGGAGCGGGTAGCGGAGTTGCGGTGTCGCACAGCAGCCATGTCAGCAGTGCGGTGGCTGCTGCCCAATGGCACCATCCTAACACATGCATCCAAGCACCCACGGATCAGTGTGCTCAACGATGGCACACTCAACTTTTCCAATGTGCTAGTGGGTGACACGGGCATGCACACTTGCATGGTTTCCAATGCAGCAGGGAACTCCAATGCCTCTGCATACCTCAATGTCAGTGCGGCCGAGCTCAATACATCCAACCTCAGCTACTTCTCCACGGTCACAGTAGAGGTACTGGGGCCGACATCAGAGATGCCCAAGCCGAAAACCACCACTACCAGCACGACGACTGCAGACACAGGGGTAGGCACCACCACGACCACAACATCCCCATCAGTTTATCAACCAGTTTTTATCTCCACACCCACCGTTTTGCTCCAGAGCACTGATTCACCACCATCTCGCCCAGTTTCTGTGCCAAACTCAAAAGTGACAACAGGACGACCTCCAAACCCTAGCGGCACCAGTCTGGATGAGGTGATGAAGACCACAAAGATAATCATCGGCTGCTTTGTAGCTGTGACTTTGCTAGCCGCCATCATGCTGATTGCCTTTTATAAACTGCGCAAAAGACACCAGAAGAGGAGCACTGTCGCGGCTGATAAAACAGTGGAGATTGTTCATGTAGAACAAGAAGAACTTCCCCCTCCTGCTTCATCAAGTGCAAGAGGAGAGGGGTCACGAACTCTGCCAGAAATCAAGGACCACAATAGCATTCATAAACTGGACTGTttaactcacagacacacagacaacagctatcatcacacacaaaaacacgacTTCATGACTTATAAACCAACCAAAATGGATTGTACTATTCACAAACACAAGGGGGAGTATAGTAGCCATAAAGTAAGACCTGAATATAATACATACAAACCAACCATGGACTACAGCACTCACAAACCAACTGTGGACTACAAATCATTGCCTGACTTCAGAATGCATAAACAAAAACCAGACCATAGCCCTTTTCAATACCGCACTCACAATCCAGATTATAGCACTCACAGATCTAAGCCTGAATACAGCCCTTTCAAAGATGATTACAACACTCACAAACCAAGAATGGACTACAGTGCCCACAGATCCAAAACGGAACATACCTTACACAAAACCACAAATGACTACAGTCCTTTCAAGAAGGATATCACCCCATTCAAATCAAATTACACTGCCTTCAAGGCAGAGTACAGGCCCCTTGAAGTGGACTACATCACGCACAAACCGGAATACAGCCCCCCTAAGCCCAAAATGGATTACAGCCCGCGTAAAGTGGACTACAGTCCCCACAAGTTTGATTACACACTGAAGCCTAAATACAACACATACAAACCAGCTGGGCATGGGGCAAAATGGACAGAGAACAGCATTGCAAATTCTCTGCCTCGAACGCTGCCTAGCACCATCACAGCAGTCCCAGAGCAGTTCATCATAAAAGCTCACGCAAAGGAAAAAGTCCAGGAAACTCAGATTTAA